CAGATTCAGAAGGCGCTCAGCATTATATAAACTGTATATTCAGCAAGGGGAGTCACTATCAGCGTCGGATAAACATAATGATCGATTGCTCACTTACTTCTTCTGTGCAGCAAGGTCAATGGTCACGTCGGCAGGGACGAGCGCGATCTCCGCCTCGAACCTGAGGTCCATGTTCCTGCATTTACAGCCATCAGTCATGCATTGGATTGTTAATCGTTTGGTCTCGGTATAACATTGCGATCAAGAGGAAGCCAGGCATGTATAGAATGATGACAATACCCACCCTGCGAGCTTCCTTGCAAGGTAGAGGAAAGGCTTCTCGAAGTTGTAGTTGCTCTTGGCGGAGATCTCATAGTACTGAAGGTTCTTCTTCCTATGGTAGGTCACCATCTTGGCCTTCACCTGCCGGTTCTTCACGTCCACCTTGTTGCCACACAGGACAACCGGGATGTTCTCACAGACCCTAATATGAACCAATGGAGCAATTATTAAAAGATGCATTCAGACCAATTAAGGACACTGAAACAAGTGGCAGGTGAGCAATTCAAAGCATATTTTTTACCTGCTGATGTCCCTGTGCCAGGTGGGAACATTCTTGTAAGTGAGCCTTGAGGTGACATCGAACATGATGATGGCACACTGGCCATTGATACTGCACAATTG
Above is a genomic segment from Setaria viridis chromosome 4, Setaria_viridis_v4.0, whole genome shotgun sequence containing:
- the LOC117851723 gene encoding GTP-binding nuclear protein Ran-3, with the protein product MALPNTQPVDYPSFKLVLVGDGGTGKTTFVKRHISGEFEKRYEPTIGVEVRPLDFTTSHGKLRFYCWDTAGQEKFGGLRDGYYINGQCAIIMFDVTSRLTYKNVPTWHRDISRVCENIPVVLCGNKVDVKNRQVKAKMVTYHRKKNLQYYEISAKSNYNFEKPFLYLARKLAGNMDLRFEAEIALVPADVTIDLAAQKKIEEEITAAASMPLPDEDEDIMD